Within the Girardinichthys multiradiatus isolate DD_20200921_A chromosome 12, DD_fGirMul_XY1, whole genome shotgun sequence genome, the region ACTCATTTCAGTCAGAAATATGCAAATGAGTCACCCATTGTGTGTCATATGACATTGTTTTTGGCAATGTATTATAGTCACCAGTAACTTTGTGTTAATGATCTGGCTTTTTGTAGCCGACACTAATTTCTGGTGTTTTTTAGAGGTCTGACCTGCCGAGTCACAACACATGAAAGGGGATGGATGTGCAGCTGGTTTTTTGATAAAGGTAGCAGTTTGATGTAGTGTTTATAGGCCGAAAATTTGGTGAGTACTTGGTTTTGATTAATTTAgtgaatagaaaaataaaagttagaaTTTCGgtatttgacctgctgataAATGCTCGGAGCTGGTCATGGTATTTATGGAttatttctgcatttttatcttttagccCATGTTGGAACCTgcataccaaaaaaaaaaaaaaaaaaaatcaatcaatcaactgATTTAATGCACACATGCTTCTTTAGCCCTCGCAAAATTTTAAGCTTAATGATTTTAAAGATACTGCAGTTCTCTTCATTTCCATCCAAAATAAATGAGCTGTGTATCATTTTGAAAGTTttatctgaaaatatttaaaattaaatgatgtATCTTCACCTAAATGATCCGTTAAATATGATGAATGCTGACTCGAGCCTGCTGGGGGTTACTTCATGTTTCAAGGGAGAAGGTCCTTTCTACTATTGCCACATGCTCGCTgaggaggagggattgctgcagatTAAATTTGATGCAACTGGCTGGGCCTCCTTTAGCTGAGAGCACACTACAAGATTTTTTGCCTGATTTTACTCATGATATCAAAGTCAGTACTCGTTGGGAAGAGCCAGAATAGCTAGTTAGCCCAAAAATGTTTTGGTGTATTTGAGGTAAAGACATGAACCTGTGAGACTGTGATGGGAAAGGACCGAATTTGGACAAAATCAGATCAGCTAAAGACTAAAAGAAGAAGAGGGGAAACAGTAAGCTATACAGACAACAGCAGCAGCTAGTCGACTGGCGATGTTGGTTTACTACTTCTTCTTCTGGTTTTATGAGCTGACAAATTGGCACATCGCTGCCACCAGCTGTGTGCTACTGGACCTTACAAATTCTGTAGTCTGTAGTGTCACCAGCCTGGCATAACTGTTTACTAATCGCTTTCATAAGCTGGGTTGACTGTGTTGTTAGAACTGAAGGATCGAGATAGATGTATACaactaaatataaatatgtcaAAAGATTGTATTGGATCGATTTTATTGTATGTCTCTACCTATATGAACTGAAACgctttgtcttgtaaagtgagTTGATGTGGCATTGGTTGGAAATGGTGCTACATAAACAAACGGAAATGAAAATGAACACATTATGTCACACTTAACTAAAGAAAGAGAGTCATTtcaaagctaacaaaagaggTTTAGCAGTGTCATCCAAGTGCTTTTGAACTTACCTTTAACACTTTTCCTGTTGACATCCGCACCTTTCTCCAGGAGGTACTGCGCTATCTCTTTGTGGCCCTTGTAACAAGAAATCATTAGACACGTGTGGCCGTGTCTGTTGGCCACCTCCAGGTCAGCTTTGTGCTCCACCAGGTATCTGACTATGTCCAGGTGCCCGTCAAAGCAGGCTGCCCTAAGGGGCGTAGAGTTGGTCAGAGTCGTACTGTTGACAGAAGCCCCGTGCCCCAGCAGGGACTGGACCACCTTCAGGTGACCCGCCGCCGAGGCAGCCCAGAGAGGGGGTGCCCCCTCTATTGTCTCCCCATCAAAGTTCACCGAGCCCCCAACCTCGACTGGAGCGCAGCAGCACTCCAGCAGGTACTCCACCAGGTCCAGATGGCCGTACCGGGCGGCCATCAACAACGGGGTGGCCCCGTTCGTCTTCTCGCCCATCAGCTTCGTAACTTCATGTCCATCTTTGTTCTCCAACAGTTTCTGAAGCAAGCGGAGCTTTCCGTCCCTGGCCGCGTTGTACACCGCAGTCTTTAAATCCATGTCTGACGGCGAGCTTCGCGATTAGATTCAAAGGGCAATGATGTCAGAAACACAAAGGGACAACGGTCACTTGAAGCTGGGGTCCCTTTGTTTACAACCGTCCACTTTgtagctaacgctaagctagtcGGTTTGCTTCCGTTCTGTTTTACAGCACGGAGAAGTACGAGGCTTCAACAGATCGGCTTTAACACTTTGGCATCGGTATGGTCGGTTATGTGAAACTTTACGTCTATTAATAACCGAGTCGTTTCAAACGACCCTTGATGATCAGGCGATACATTTGAACCCGAGCTAGCGAGTTAGCTAATCAACTTCCTTGATCGATGAAGCTCGAAAACTGCTCTACTTTCCCCCTCTTTACTGACCGTCTGAGCGACACTCTCCCGCTGGCGTATCTTCCTCTCCTTCATCAGCTCTGTTCCCTTCGCTCGTCATATTCCCACGGCATTTCACGGGGTTTATATTCTGCTTCTGAGGGCCGAAGAGAAGAAATTCACCCCGCCCGTGACGCCGACCTACTGCTGCGGCTGTTAGCCTAGCCTGGAAAAACGACGTTGGACCGAACGGGCAGGGGATATCCCCCAGTGTCAGAGCGGAGAGTTTCCTGTCACACAGgtcggaaaaaaaaaactaaaatctagAGAAAATGGTTTCTACCCCGAAAAACGGGGGATAATAATCGTCCGGTGAAGCCACTCAGCGAACTGACACGGCGGAATATTTCCCAGAGAGGTAAAGGGTAAATTAGGGAGTCTTAGCCGCCCACGAACAGACCGGGTGATCACGACTCAGTTTCTATCAAATCACAAACTCGACGCAGTATTTTCTCGCCTTACAGGTGAATGATTGACGGGTCACTGTCCAATCACAGATCGGATAGCCTGTTACGTAGACGATCAGAGGAAACTAAAGTTGGGAGGAATCCTGAGGCaggttaaaaatgtatttatcaaaCTCGTTTGGGAAATCAGAGGCTCACTAAATGATATGAGTTTGAGGTAGTGGAAATTTGTCATGAAATTACACACCATAAAGAAAATCTAGTAGACCTccagtgccctgcaaaagtattcatactcacCGCATTTCACAATGTTTCGACAAGAATGCTGTTGGTGGTggattattataataataataatactaataatacatTTAGTTGTACAAATATATGAATTGTGGGACTCTGTGTACTTTACTATTTACATATTGTGGGAACTATGTTACAATAGAGGGTCACATAATTCAAATGTTATGGTTTGTTATGTATGGGTAATCCCTGCAGGTTCCATTTGACGAATATAGTCTGTTTTTTAAGGTATAAAGCTGTAAATATCCAGCCTTGGTTTGTTGAAAAGTTGTGAATTtgctaataaaaaataagaatactTTTCTATAGACGAAAACAACCAATTAAAAGTTTAACACACCCAGATGCATTGATCGATTGTACGATTTAATCtgtatttattacttttttaaagataattGTTACAAACTAACCTCGGTGGAAAGTATAAACGTTTAAATTTGTATCTACGGTCTTAGGCAATATTCTAAGGAATGCTACATTAACGCTGATAGTTCTTTTCTGCAGCCTTGGTAATAGCGCCCCCTACAGGTTGAAAGGGATATGACCAGGAGATGCGTCTAGAATTTAATCTcgtttacaaaatgtaaaaaaaatatttgatcgCATACATCTCAACCAGAAATTTATTGAAGCATCCCAGCAACTCAAAAACGGCACAGATATAGTGACCCATCAGTGcacaaggttaaaaaaaaaataccaacaTTGCACCACACATCAAGATTTAAAACAAGGTAACTGTAAAAgatgcaaaaaccaaaacaaaaccatatattttatatattgcaATAAACCATTCAATGTTGTCAATCACTTATCTGTTCTGTCTGATTAACACAAATAGAAAAGCtgaggaataaaaaaaagttggaaAAGCAGGATGGTAAATAATCAATTGAATTTATAACTACCAAAATTTAGCTGTGAGATCTTATAGCTGATCTCAGATACATCAGTGTATGTTATATGTAGTAAAGACGCTGATGATTCACCCAAATTTTATGTCTCAGTGATGTGTCtgaatttacaaaagaaaaatatagaaatatacaaaaaaacaaatcagagcaATTTAACCTGGATCAACATGTTTAATTAATCTGAAGTCAAAATTacattgaaactgaaaatattgaaTGACTGTGTCCATTTATTACTGATTATTTTGTAAACGATCCAATCAAACAGCAGGAGAATTAATCTAATTACAATTTTAACCCAGtagtaatgaaaatattttgttgaaatTACACTTTTTAAACACGTACAACACTGTTGTATACAACTAAAACAACACCATCAGGCTACAGGATAAATATGCTGTTACACTTTAAAACCGGAACGGCAGGACTACATAAACcactaaataacaaaaaaaaaaagaaaataaggaaaacaaatattgcagaagCTTGAGTAGTTAAAACTGTTGGCTTTACCACCTCTACACACAAAATGCACAATTCAGATAAAACAACTCTTTAATTTTGCCTTTGTAATAAATCAAGTAACTGCTTTCCTGTTGGAACATGAAGTAACTTGAAATGAAAATCAAACAGCTGTACCAATGAATTATGTTTTACTATTTGGTTACTTAGATGTGACAAATGGCCTAATCCACTCAAATAacgtatttaaaataaaaagctaacaaAAACCCAACCAATAATGTTCTTGATCTCATTTAATACAACATGTGTTGAATTTcaaaagatttttctttaacaaaataaaacctttgtggAAAGTACCCCTTTGCATTGAGTGTGATTTCAGAGATACAGATATGGAGAAACATCCATAAAATCCTAACATGGGTAGATTTGATGAAACGTCTACCATTTTGCTTTCTACAATGTGCACCCTGAAAATGCAGCGGACAGGAAGGGTAAAAGACGGAGGAcaaccaaaacacaaataaaaaaaagaactaaaCAACCACAGGACCAGCTTGACCTGTTTTAAATAACCACACCATTAAGCAATTTTCCTCAACACATTTCCCCCCGCCCCAACAAGACTTATTTACATAAAATGTCTAAGAACTGCAGTGCGAACCTAGGAGGTAATATCAGATTATTTGATATGATTAAACCTTCACATCAGCACTGCTGCTCTTTTTCACTTCATGCTATAGACACCCTTTCATGTACAAACAAAATAAGGTGATGAACCGAACCAGATCCTGCAGCTCAAAGGCTGTTACGATCCAACTCGTGTCATGGTGGTCTTCTTGTCGGAGAAGAAACTTCTAAGCAGGACCACCTGGCTGATGCTGACCACAAGCAGGATAATGGCCTCACCAATGGACCAGAAGGCAACGCGGGTGTTTAGGTCCTCAGCCCGACTGCGTCCCTGGGCCTCACGGAGGCGGAAGTGCGTCTGGTAGTCTATGACGGACTTCAGGGCCTCGTGGATAGACACGCAGGCTGATTCCATCTGGAGCAAGtcgaaaaattgaagacatatgCATATAAGAGCTTTGATTTTAAGAGAAATGCTTTGCAATATTCAAAAGAAAACTGGGAATGAAACAGAACTACTTAAACTCTGGCATAGCTTCTGCTCTGGGTCTTTTTGCACTACTTTGGCGGCAAAACACTTTCTATCAGGTTCCAGCTGATGCACTGGTAGAAAAAAGTGTGCAAGCCACATCTTCCTGATGCTGGGCGACAAAAGGAAAAATTCCAACTGTTTTAGCCCCTCTTctgtaaaaatttatttgacgtcctcattgtcagtcagtcagtcagtcagtctgactgactgactgacgtcCTCATTGTTAGCATAAAAATGGGTAAATTTATCACCCATCTTATCGTTTTAACACTTAGTATATCCACAGAATAAGAAACAGAATGGCATGGTACATGTATCGATATGCACATAATCACATTACATTTAAACATTCTTGGGAAGGAAATTAAGTCATGTTGGACTGATGCTGGATGAAGGAATCATGGGAGTTGCACCTCATACACTCCATGTCTTAGACACACGGACACATTGGTTTGATTACAAATCTCAATATGATGAAAGGTCAAATATTTccataaaaaacttttttttaaagttgtttttaatgttgaatAACATACTTCACCAGCACTGGCTAACAAAAAATCTGTCCCATTCAGCTTTGCCTTCTTGTCAAAGCTGCTCTTTACTCTCCTCCTACTGATCCAAACAGAATTCTTGCTGTTCTTATGATGGCTAACGTTAAAATCAGCATAATATGGTGTATAAAAAAACATTCCTAATTGTTCTGATCACAACTGTATTTCCTTCCAAATCTGGAGAAAGGCTTGTACCAGTCTCTCTAACTCAAAGCACTGAAGTGTGATTGCTCAGTGCGGTCAAGTTCCAGTCTGTCCTGCACATCAACACACAAACCAAGCGCTCACCTGAGTGAGAGCGGTGACTCTGTTCTCATTGGGGAAGAGGGGAGGGTCATCGCCGACTTGGAAATCAAAGTAAACGGTCTTGTGTGTGAAGGTGGAGAACTCGTTGCTGAAGCAGAACTTGTGTGTGCCATTCTTGGCCGCTGTGAAGGTAAAACTGTCATATTGCTTTTTCGTCTCCTTGTAGAGTGTAGTGCTGTCTGGGTCCTCCAGGCGGCAGTCTACATCGTAGTGGCCACCGGTTACAACCTGGGAGAGCAAAGAGAATAATCAGAATCATCGTTATTTGCCACGTTCTtgagcacaaacaaggaatatgACTTCAGTTTCCAGTGCTCAAATATGTGCTCAAATATGCTTATtatgtttcacagcagagtagGTGACTCCTATGGCTTTAAGCAGTTCGTTGTGGATCGACGGCCATCATCTCATTTACACAAAGACAACATTCTGGTGCATTATAGGGATTTGATTATTCATTGCATTAGATAGGAAACAGCAcaagaaaaacagattaaaatagACTGGCTGGTGGCTGTCTGACACAAATCTGTTAGATTTATAAAAACTTTCAGGGTTTTACATATGATAAGTGATAAATCAACTGTTGACTTCATTACGCTACTAAACGATCTTCGAATAGAGTAGAAGTGTATCTGAATTCAATAATCCACCACACTTaaggtgttaatactttgtcaCTCAGGAGTGGGCCAAATCTGAAAACAATCGAAACAATTTTTAAGAAAGTAGTAAACGTCTTAGATCTTCATTATTAAAGCCTTTTTAGGTGGCGAACATAAAAATGGATTCAGTTTTAAATTGCATAAACAGAACTTAGAGCTAGTTCTGTTTAAACAGTTAACTTGTACAACACCATATCATAACCAAGAATGGTTAACCAAACCACCTGAAGTGGCACTGCTATAGGGGATCACCACCAGAGGTCAttgagacacaaagagaacacctGGACAAGATGttgtaaatatttgaatttttacAACTTATGTTTCTAGTTGGTCTTTATTGTTTATCTTAAACAATATCTGAAGGAAGACCAGACTTGTCATCTATACTAATTACTGTCAGTatgcatcatttattttttcatctgtccaTTGCCTTCCTCAACTTGATCGGGGGCAACAGGGCCAGGAAGTAGATTTAGAAGAGGCTCACTCCAGTAACAATCTCCAGCGGCTTTCTTCAGCGTATTCTGGGTGTGCTGTGATGTCTCCGTCCTGGAAAAGCTTCAAAGGATGGCGCCCAGGAGGCAACCCGATACCTGAACGAAATTTACTCCATTTCATGCGGAGGAGCAGTATCTATACACCAAATTATCTGGGATCTCATTCTATTGATTATGAACTACATCTCATGACTACAGGTGAGAGTTAGAACATAGACTAACCAGTGAACCGAgagttttgctttttggctcagcccTTACTTTGCCACAACAGACAGACAATGGTCTGTAACCCAGgctccaatccatccatccatcatgaaCAACAGACCAATATACTTCACCTTTTTCCTCGAGACAAAGACTGACACCTGACCCTGTGGGAGTACTTCACCTTGTCTAGTTGAAAAACTGGTAATGGTATAATTTGCGTTATTATTATTTGCGTtaattttttgtatgttttgtctTAATCATTTGCTTGTTCATTCTTGTGAgtttcaatttttatttatatgttggTGTAGGTTTTTTGTTGTACACCTAGCCCATTTATAGGGTGTTCCCACGTTCATCAATGTGTATTGTTCCTTAACAGTTAAATGAACATTATAAATATCACATAATTATGTTTATCTGTGCTACCTTCCAGGA harbors:
- the tmed7 gene encoding transmembrane emp24 domain-containing protein 7 — protein: MFRSLRLLLQVLWAQLLCKWVLGSELTFELPDNAKQCFYEDIIVGTKCTLEFQVVTGGHYDVDCRLEDPDSTTLYKETKKQYDSFTFTAAKNGTHKFCFSNEFSTFTHKTVYFDFQVGDDPPLFPNENRVTALTQMESACVSIHEALKSVIDYQTHFRLREAQGRSRAEDLNTRVAFWSIGEAIILLVVSISQVVLLRSFFSDKKTTMTRVGS